Proteins found in one Allorhizobium pseudoryzae genomic segment:
- the rpmB gene encoding 50S ribosomal protein L28: MSRKCELTGKGVQSGNNVSHANNKTKRRFLPNLCDVTLISDALGQRFRLRVSAHALRSVEHRGGLDAFLLKASENELSMRARLLRRQIAKKTTEAA, translated from the coding sequence ATGTCCCGTAAGTGCGAATTGACCGGCAAGGGCGTCCAGTCGGGCAACAACGTCTCTCACGCCAACAACAAGACCAAGCGCCGGTTCCTTCCGAACCTGTGCGACGTCACGCTGATCTCCGACGCGCTCGGCCAGCGTTTCCGTCTTCGCGTGTCTGCTCATGCCCTGCGCTCGGTTGAGCATCGCGGTGGCCTTGATGCGTTCCTGCTGAAGGCAAGCGAAAACGAACTGTCGATGCGCGCGCGTCTGCTGCGTCGCCAGATCGCCAAGAAGACCACAGAAGCCGCGTAA
- a CDS encoding DUF3108 domain-containing protein: MLQRSRSLVLLAVAATGLSATPAVTAGTRHVSEYNVSLGLLPIARASFASEFDGRSYTISGAFRSSGLVNLFTRISADTSVKGTIRGRRLQADAYSLVYTQGKKTRVYDIAYRNGDVVSSTIKPEPGSRPPTWVPVSDGDLQSVLDPLSGMVFPEGAQICPSRLPIYDGESRMDLVLTPKGKKTISTDGYKGDVTICEVRYMPKSGYRKGRSDIEFLKQARMEVWFAKADGVNVYAPVYARIPTKVGDVYVTAVKYGG; encoded by the coding sequence ATGCTCCAGCGGAGCCGCTCCCTTGTTCTTCTCGCGGTGGCCGCGACCGGCCTGTCCGCCACGCCGGCGGTAACGGCCGGCACCCGCCATGTCAGCGAATACAACGTGTCGCTCGGCCTTTTGCCGATCGCCAGGGCCTCGTTTGCCAGCGAGTTCGACGGGCGCTCCTACACGATCTCAGGAGCTTTCCGTTCGTCCGGCCTCGTCAACCTCTTCACGCGGATTTCCGCCGATACCAGCGTCAAGGGCACGATCCGTGGCCGGCGGCTGCAGGCGGACGCCTATTCGCTGGTTTATACGCAGGGCAAGAAAACGCGGGTCTACGACATCGCCTACCGGAACGGCGATGTGGTCTCCTCGACCATCAAGCCGGAGCCCGGCTCGCGCCCGCCGACCTGGGTGCCGGTGTCGGATGGCGATCTGCAATCGGTGCTCGATCCACTTTCCGGCATGGTGTTTCCGGAGGGTGCGCAGATCTGCCCGAGCCGCCTGCCGATCTACGACGGCGAATCCCGCATGGATCTGGTCCTGACACCGAAGGGCAAGAAGACCATCTCCACCGATGGCTACAAGGGTGACGTGACCATCTGCGAAGTCCGCTACATGCCGAAATCGGGCTATCGCAAGGGCCGCAGCGATATCGAGTTCCTCAAACAGGCGCGCATGGAAGTCTGGTTTGCCAAGGCAGACGGCGTCAATGTATATGCTCCGGTCTATGCCCGCATTCCGACCAAGGTCGGGGACGTCTATGTGACGGCGGTGAAATACGGCGGGTAA
- the gloB gene encoding hydroxyacylglutathione hydrolase: MKTLAIDVFPCRSDNFGVLLHDPDSGLTASIDAPEEAPIVAAAEARGWRITHIFTTHHHTDHVDANLALKERYGCEIIGPVNEAVAIPGLDRTVADGDEFLFGEHPVRVYETPGHTAGHVCYSFPEDKLLFAADTLFALGCGRLFERPAADMWHSLQKLCVLPDETAIYFGHEYTLSNARFAITIDPDNEVLQRRLRQIEELRAEGKFTIPTMMGLEKETNPFLRVADPAIRRNLLLEGASNEEVFAEIRKRKDNFK; the protein is encoded by the coding sequence ATGAAAACCCTGGCCATCGACGTTTTCCCCTGTCGCAGCGACAATTTCGGCGTCCTGCTGCACGACCCGGACAGCGGCCTCACCGCCTCGATCGACGCTCCGGAAGAGGCTCCGATCGTTGCTGCAGCAGAGGCACGCGGCTGGAGGATCACCCACATTTTCACGACGCATCATCACACCGACCACGTGGACGCCAACCTGGCGCTGAAGGAGCGCTACGGCTGCGAGATCATCGGCCCGGTCAACGAGGCCGTGGCGATCCCCGGCCTTGACCGCACCGTGGCAGACGGCGACGAATTCCTCTTCGGCGAGCATCCGGTGCGGGTTTACGAAACGCCCGGCCACACGGCAGGCCATGTCTGCTACAGCTTTCCGGAAGACAAGCTGCTGTTTGCCGCCGATACGCTGTTTGCGCTCGGTTGCGGCCGGCTGTTCGAGCGGCCCGCCGCCGACATGTGGCACTCGCTGCAGAAGCTCTGCGTGCTGCCGGACGAAACGGCGATCTATTTCGGCCACGAATACACGCTGTCGAATGCCCGCTTCGCGATCACCATCGATCCGGACAACGAGGTGCTGCAGCGCCGCCTGCGCCAGATCGAGGAATTGCGGGCCGAGGGCAAATTCACCATCCCGACCATGATGGGGCTGGAGAAGGAAACCAATCCCTTCCTGCGCGTGGCCGATCCGGCCATCCGCCGCAACCTGCTGCTGGAAGGCGCCAGCAACGAAGAGGTGTTTGCCGAAATCCGCAAGCGCAAGGACAATTTCAAGTGA
- the hisC gene encoding histidinol-phosphate transaminase, with protein sequence MDNAQLKPVPRPGILDIAAYVPGKEHAPGVARVFKLSSNETPLGASPKALDAFRQSAGHLELYPDGQANELRAAIAETHRLNAANILCGNGSDELLGLLCHVYLGAGDEAIITEHGFLVYKIQIMGAGATPVTVKETECRVNVDAILAAVTPKTKMVFIANPGNPTGTYVPAAEVRRLHAGLPKNVILVLDAAYAEYVRENDYESGIELVSSAQNVVMTRTFSKVYGLAALRIGWMYGPADILDALNRVRGPFNLNAPAIAAGSAAIRDQAFIGTAIDYNALWLDKLTHAFTTLGLKVTPSVTNFLLIHFPDVDGKRAPDADEFLTSRGYILRAVKGYGFPNALRMTVGPEEANRGVIDALGEFMGKA encoded by the coding sequence ATGGACAATGCACAGCTGAAGCCCGTTCCCCGCCCCGGTATCCTGGATATTGCCGCTTACGTGCCGGGCAAGGAACATGCGCCGGGTGTCGCGCGCGTCTTCAAGCTCTCCTCCAACGAGACGCCGCTTGGGGCGAGCCCCAAGGCACTCGATGCCTTCCGCCAGTCGGCCGGCCACCTCGAACTCTATCCGGACGGCCAGGCGAACGAACTGCGCGCAGCGATCGCCGAAACCCACCGGCTGAATGCGGCCAACATTCTCTGCGGCAACGGCTCTGACGAACTGCTCGGCCTGCTATGCCATGTCTATCTCGGCGCCGGCGATGAGGCGATCATCACCGAGCACGGTTTCCTCGTCTACAAGATCCAGATCATGGGCGCCGGTGCGACCCCGGTGACGGTGAAGGAAACCGAGTGCCGGGTGAATGTCGATGCGATCCTGGCCGCCGTGACGCCGAAGACGAAAATGGTCTTCATCGCCAATCCGGGCAATCCGACGGGCACCTATGTGCCGGCCGCCGAAGTGCGCCGCCTGCATGCCGGCCTGCCGAAGAACGTCATCCTGGTGCTCGACGCGGCCTATGCGGAATATGTGCGCGAGAACGATTACGAGTCCGGCATCGAACTGGTCTCCTCCGCGCAGAACGTCGTGATGACGCGCACCTTCTCCAAGGTCTATGGTCTCGCGGCCCTGCGCATCGGCTGGATGTATGGCCCGGCCGATATCCTCGACGCGCTGAACCGCGTGCGTGGTCCGTTCAACCTGAATGCACCGGCGATTGCCGCCGGTTCTGCTGCGATCCGCGACCAGGCCTTCATCGGCACGGCGATTGACTACAACGCTCTCTGGCTCGACAAGCTGACGCATGCCTTTACGACGCTCGGCCTCAAGGTCACGCCGTCCGTCACCAACTTCCTTCTGATCCACTTCCCGGATGTCGATGGCAAGCGGGCGCCGGATGCGGATGAGTTCCTGACCAGCCGCGGCTATATCCTGCGGGCGGTGAAGGGCTATGGTTTCCCGAACGCGCTGCGCATGACGGTTGGCCCGGAAGAGGCCAATCGCGGCGTCATCGATGCTCTCGGCGAGTTTATGGGCAAGGCATGA
- a CDS encoding prephenate/arogenate dehydrogenase family protein, with the protein MTDFLFDRITLIGIGLIGSSIARDIKALGLARELVISTRSEATLKRAEELSLGDRYETSAAEAVKGADLIVVSVPVGSSGMVAEQIAPNLKPGAILTDVGSTKASVIAQMAPHVPEGVHFIPGHPLAGTEKSGPDAGFAGLFKGRWCIFTPLPETDAAALDKLKDFWIALGSRVDEMDPQHHDKVLAIVSHLPHIIAYNIVGTADDLETVTESEVIKYSASGFRDFTRLAASDPTMWRDVCLHNKDAILEMLARFSEDLAYLQRAIRWGEGDKLFELFSRTRTIRRSIVQAGQDVDAPDFGRHALDPKP; encoded by the coding sequence ATGACGGATTTTCTGTTCGACCGCATCACGCTGATCGGCATCGGCCTGATCGGATCGTCCATCGCGCGCGACATCAAGGCGCTTGGCCTTGCCCGCGAGCTGGTGATTTCGACCCGCAGCGAGGCGACCCTGAAGCGGGCCGAGGAACTGTCGCTCGGCGACCGGTACGAGACATCTGCCGCCGAGGCGGTGAAGGGGGCGGATCTCATCGTCGTTTCGGTGCCGGTCGGTTCGTCCGGCATGGTAGCGGAGCAGATCGCGCCGAACCTGAAGCCCGGCGCGATCCTCACCGATGTCGGGTCGACCAAGGCGTCGGTGATCGCGCAGATGGCGCCGCATGTGCCGGAGGGTGTGCACTTCATCCCCGGCCATCCGCTGGCGGGCACGGAAAAATCCGGCCCGGATGCGGGCTTTGCCGGCCTGTTCAAGGGCCGCTGGTGCATTTTCACGCCGCTGCCGGAGACGGATGCGGCCGCCCTCGACAAGCTCAAGGATTTCTGGATCGCGCTCGGCTCGCGCGTGGACGAGATGGACCCGCAGCACCACGACAAGGTGCTGGCGATCGTCTCCCACCTGCCGCACATCATCGCCTACAATATCGTCGGCACGGCCGATGACCTGGAGACGGTGACGGAATCGGAAGTCATCAAATATTCCGCCTCCGGTTTCCGCGATTTCACGCGTCTTGCAGCCTCCGACCCCACCATGTGGCGGGATGTGTGCCTGCACAACAAGGACGCGATCCTCGAAATGCTGGCGCGCTTTTCGGAAGATCTCGCCTATCTGCAACGGGCGATCCGTTGGGGCGAGGGCGACAAGCTGTTCGAACTCTTCTCGCGCACCCGCACCATTCGCCGCTCGATCGTCCAGGCGGGCCAGGACGTGGACGCACCCGACTTCGGCCGCCACGCGCTGGACCCGAAACCCTGA
- a CDS encoding DUF2125 domain-containing protein produces MAASSRSGISGKIWGLAAGIILVIAVYTAGWFYAASLLKEKTLAILGEQQRNGVTAECSDADYRGFPFRIGLFCSKVAIDDRDNGVAVTFGALRSAAQIYQPRHIVWELDGPAETRTSHGFTASSQWQNLQSSLITTLGGVERSSTVIKGLQTNIVSTQTQQTINLAVADTEAHLRQNGADLDAAITLKDMVLTSAGLPQTLPKFTAVADVTLSGKAAMLAGQDGGKGLYGTQGEMRQVGIDLGNGQLLSVSGPFSIDDEGRISGKLKLRVDKIAAWRDQLKANLPQAAPTIDTASKMLSALTGGGDSASLDLTLNRGKVLVGGFIAIGEIPPI; encoded by the coding sequence ATGGCAGCGTCAAGCCGAAGCGGCATCAGCGGCAAGATTTGGGGCCTCGCGGCGGGGATCATCCTCGTCATCGCGGTCTATACAGCGGGCTGGTTCTATGCCGCATCGCTGCTGAAGGAAAAGACCCTCGCAATCCTCGGCGAACAGCAGCGCAACGGCGTGACCGCCGAATGCAGCGATGCCGACTACCGCGGCTTCCCCTTCCGGATCGGCCTGTTCTGCTCGAAGGTCGCGATCGACGACCGCGACAACGGTGTCGCCGTGACCTTCGGCGCGCTCCGCTCCGCCGCCCAGATCTACCAGCCGCGCCATATCGTCTGGGAACTGGATGGCCCGGCGGAAACCCGCACCAGCCACGGCTTCACCGCTTCCTCGCAATGGCAGAACCTGCAGTCGAGCCTGATCACCACTCTGGGCGGCGTCGAACGCAGTTCCACCGTCATCAAGGGGCTGCAGACCAACATCGTCTCGACCCAGACGCAGCAGACCATCAATCTGGCGGTGGCCGATACCGAAGCGCATCTGAGGCAGAACGGCGCGGATCTCGATGCTGCCATCACGCTGAAGGATATGGTTCTGACCTCTGCCGGCCTGCCGCAGACGCTGCCGAAGTTCACGGCGGTGGCCGATGTGACGCTGTCCGGCAAGGCGGCTATGCTCGCTGGGCAGGACGGCGGCAAAGGCCTCTATGGAACACAAGGCGAGATGCGCCAGGTGGGCATCGATCTCGGCAATGGCCAGCTTCTCTCCGTCAGTGGCCCCTTCTCGATCGACGACGAGGGCCGCATTTCTGGCAAGCTGAAGCTGCGCGTGGACAAGATCGCAGCCTGGCGGGATCAGTTGAAGGCAAACCTGCCGCAGGCTGCTCCCACCATCGACACGGCCTCCAAGATGCTCTCGGCCCTGACCGGCGGCGGCGACAGCGCCAGTCTCGACCTGACGCTGAACCGCGGCAAGGTGCTGGTCGGCGGCTTCATCGCGATCGGCGAGATCCCGCCGATCTGA
- the yddG gene encoding aromatic amino acid exporter YddG — protein MKIKGTLIGFTAILMWSLLALMTAASGTMPPFQLSAITFAIGSLPGIVLLALRPERLKLLRQPGKVWLTGIGGLFGYHFLYFTALRNAPAVEAGLIAYLWPLFIVVGSALLPGERLRWYHLAGALSGLAGTVAIVSRAGISFEGTYLVGYGAAFLCAFTWSGYSLLTRRFEAVSTDVVTGFCLATSLLSLLCHLALETTVWPVHGSEWLAIVGLGLLPVGAAFYAWDYGVKTGDIQILGAASYAAPLLSTLILVLFGFAEPSFRIALACLLITGGAVLAARDMIFGRRKREPAPAE, from the coding sequence GTGAAGATCAAGGGAACGCTGATCGGCTTTACGGCCATCCTGATGTGGTCGCTGCTGGCGCTGATGACGGCAGCCTCCGGCACCATGCCGCCCTTCCAGTTGTCGGCGATCACCTTTGCGATCGGCAGCCTTCCTGGAATCGTGCTTCTCGCCCTGCGGCCGGAGCGGTTGAAGCTATTGCGCCAGCCGGGCAAGGTCTGGCTCACCGGCATTGGCGGGCTGTTCGGCTATCATTTTCTGTATTTCACGGCGCTGCGCAACGCGCCGGCGGTGGAGGCCGGGCTGATCGCCTATCTCTGGCCGCTGTTCATCGTCGTCGGTTCGGCGCTTCTGCCGGGCGAGCGGCTGCGCTGGTATCATCTGGCCGGCGCGTTGTCCGGTTTGGCGGGCACGGTCGCCATCGTCTCGCGTGCCGGCATTTCGTTCGAGGGCACCTATCTCGTCGGCTATGGCGCGGCCTTCCTCTGCGCCTTCACCTGGTCCGGCTATTCGCTGCTGACGCGGCGCTTCGAAGCGGTCTCGACCGATGTCGTCACCGGCTTCTGCCTCGCCACCTCGCTCCTGTCGCTCCTCTGCCACCTGGCGCTGGAAACCACCGTCTGGCCGGTGCATGGCAGCGAGTGGCTGGCGATCGTCGGTCTCGGCCTGCTGCCGGTGGGGGCGGCCTTCTATGCCTGGGATTACGGGGTGAAGACGGGTGACATCCAGATCCTTGGTGCGGCGAGCTATGCGGCGCCGCTTCTCTCGACGCTGATCCTCGTCCTCTTCGGGTTTGCTGAACCGAGCTTCAGGATCGCGCTCGCCTGCCTGCTGATCACCGGCGGCGCGGTGCTGGCGGCCAGGGACATGATCTTCGGCCGGCGCAAGAGGGAACCCGCGCCGGCGGAATAA
- a CDS encoding queuosine precursor transporter, translating to MQYLRATSLYVLLMTLVVVASNFLVQFPVLGSLFGIQLSDLLTWGAFIYPAAFLVTDLTNRQFGPQIARRVVLAGFVVGVAISYYTSMPRIAMASGTAYLVGQLLDISVFNRLRRQTWWQAPLAGSLFGSMLDTVLFFSLSFAPAFAFLGANDDFAISQAPILGVFALEAPRWISWAIGDFVVKLLVGLLMLLPYGALMSVIKPMPPAKAA from the coding sequence ATGCAGTATCTGCGCGCGACTTCCCTTTACGTTCTCCTGATGACGCTCGTCGTCGTCGCCTCGAATTTCCTCGTCCAGTTCCCCGTCCTCGGCAGCCTCTTCGGCATCCAGCTGAGCGATCTCTTGACCTGGGGCGCCTTCATCTATCCGGCCGCCTTCCTGGTGACCGACCTCACCAACCGCCAGTTCGGGCCGCAGATTGCCCGCCGCGTGGTGCTGGCGGGTTTCGTCGTTGGCGTGGCGATCTCCTACTACACCTCGATGCCGCGCATCGCGATGGCCTCCGGCACGGCCTATCTGGTGGGCCAGCTTCTCGACATCTCCGTCTTCAACCGCCTGCGCCGCCAGACCTGGTGGCAGGCGCCGCTTGCCGGTTCGCTGTTCGGCTCGATGCTCGATACGGTGCTGTTCTTTTCGCTGTCCTTTGCGCCGGCCTTTGCCTTCCTCGGCGCCAATGACGATTTTGCCATTAGCCAGGCGCCGATCCTCGGCGTGTTTGCGCTGGAAGCGCCGCGCTGGATTTCCTGGGCGATCGGCGATTTCGTCGTGAAGCTCCTGGTCGGCCTCTTGATGCTTCTGCCCTATGGCGCGCTGATGAGCGTCATCAAGCCGATGCCGCCGGCGAAGGCCGCCTGA
- a CDS encoding class I SAM-dependent methyltransferase, with protein sequence MHADIVDLREFYHSPLGHFAEQSIAMALSSLWTRLPEERLVGLGYAIPYLDRFRADTERTFAFMPAGQGAVNWPVGELSSTALVFEEELPLPDSSIDRVLMVHSLEFTENPRESLKELWRVLAPGGRLIIVVPNRRGVWARMEHTPFGSGRPYSRRQLTNLLRETNFTPAASAEALFFPPSKLRAMLKLRHGFERIGRRLWPAFSGVLVLEAQKRLYQGLPVAARASRRVFVPVLGAQGVPTTRTKADPLFLLDKSGVRD encoded by the coding sequence ATGCACGCCGATATCGTCGATCTCCGCGAATTCTATCACTCGCCGCTCGGCCACTTCGCCGAACAATCGATCGCCATGGCCTTGTCGTCTCTCTGGACGCGCCTGCCGGAGGAACGGCTGGTGGGGCTCGGTTATGCCATTCCCTATCTCGACCGCTTTCGCGCCGACACCGAGCGCACCTTCGCCTTCATGCCGGCGGGGCAGGGGGCGGTGAACTGGCCAGTGGGGGAACTGTCATCGACGGCGCTGGTCTTCGAGGAGGAACTGCCGCTGCCGGACAGTTCGATCGATCGCGTGCTGATGGTGCATTCGCTGGAATTCACCGAAAACCCGCGTGAGTCGCTGAAGGAGCTGTGGCGCGTGCTGGCGCCGGGCGGGCGGCTGATCATCGTCGTGCCGAACCGGCGTGGCGTCTGGGCCCGCATGGAGCACACGCCGTTCGGCTCCGGGCGGCCCTATTCGCGCCGGCAGCTGACCAATCTGTTGCGGGAAACCAATTTTACCCCCGCCGCCAGCGCGGAAGCCCTGTTCTTCCCGCCGTCCAAGCTGAGGGCCATGCTGAAACTGCGCCACGGGTTTGAACGGATCGGGCGACGCCTCTGGCCCGCGTTTTCCGGGGTGCTGGTGCTGGAGGCGCAGAAGCGGCTCTATCAGGGGCTTCCGGTCGCTGCGCGGGCCTCGCGCCGCGTCTTCGTGCCGGTGCTCGGCGCGCAAGGGGTGCCGACCACGAGAACGAAAGCCGATCCCCTCTTCCTGCTCGACAAAAGCGGTGTGCGGGATTAA
- a CDS encoding cupin domain-containing protein — protein MTADEIITTLAMQPHPEGGWYTETFRDENGGTRGHSTAIYYLLKAGERSHWHRVKDAAEVWHFYAGGPLKLRLAKDGETAREEILGLDLAKGERPQVVVVADEWQSAEPLGTFTLVGCTVAPGFDFEKFEMAPPGWEPGT, from the coding sequence GTGACCGCCGACGAGATCATCACCACGCTTGCCATGCAGCCGCACCCGGAAGGCGGCTGGTACACGGAAACCTTTCGCGATGAAAACGGCGGAACGCGCGGCCATTCCACGGCGATCTACTACCTGCTGAAGGCCGGCGAGCGCTCACACTGGCATCGCGTGAAAGATGCTGCGGAGGTCTGGCATTTCTATGCGGGCGGGCCCCTGAAGCTGCGGCTTGCCAAGGACGGCGAGACGGCACGCGAGGAAATTCTCGGCCTCGATCTGGCCAAGGGCGAACGGCCGCAGGTCGTGGTGGTGGCGGATGAATGGCAGTCAGCCGAGCCGCTCGGCACCTTTACCCTGGTCGGCTGCACCGTGGCGCCCGGTTTCGACTTCGAAAAGTTCGAGATGGCCCCGCCCGGCTGGGAACCGGGCACCTGA
- the cobT gene encoding cobaltochelatase subunit CobT — protein sequence MAGRGDNSKAKTGGPVDTEPLRRAITGCVRSIAGNGEVEVSFANERPGMAGDRIRLPEISKRPTAHELAVTRGLGDSMALRLACHDTNVHATMSPQGTDARTVFDAVEQARVESLGALRMAGVASNLNSMNAEKYSKANFTGVDRQEDAPIGEAMAMLVREKLTGTRPPASAGKVLDLWRPFFEEKVGKDLDSLRGVVDDQQAFGKLVRHMLSSMQMAEDYGDEENQPEDMENENDEEQPRSNETENEEVEEDAGSDAAPAEESQAAEEQLDDGEMDGAEISDDDMSDEDDDQSETPGETKRPNLPFDDFNEKVDYHIFTEAFDEEVTAEELCDEAELERLRAFLDKQLSHLQGAVGRLANRLQRRLMAQQNRSWDFDLEEGYLDPARLVRLVIDPMQPLSFKRERDTQFRDTVVSLVIDNSGSMRGRPITVAATCADILARTLERCGVKVEILGFTTKAWKGGQSREQWLANGKPPTPGRLNDLRHIVYKAADAPWRRSRRNLGLMMREGLLKENIDGEALMWAHNRLIGRREQRKILMMISDGAPVDDSTLSVNPGNYLERHLRAVIDQIENRSPVELLAIGIGHDVTRYYRRAVTIVDADELAGAMTEQLASLFDEKAGARGRLRRAG from the coding sequence ATGGCAGGCCGCGGCGATAATTCGAAGGCAAAGACAGGCGGACCGGTGGATACCGAGCCGTTGCGCCGGGCCATCACCGGCTGCGTGCGTTCGATTGCCGGCAACGGCGAGGTGGAAGTTTCCTTCGCCAACGAGCGGCCGGGCATGGCGGGTGATCGCATCCGCCTGCCGGAGATCTCCAAGCGTCCGACGGCGCACGAGCTTGCGGTGACCCGCGGGCTCGGCGATTCCATGGCGCTTCGGCTTGCCTGCCACGATACCAATGTCCATGCGACCATGTCGCCGCAGGGCACCGATGCGCGCACCGTGTTCGATGCCGTCGAGCAGGCGCGTGTCGAATCGCTTGGCGCACTGCGCATGGCGGGCGTCGCCTCCAACCTCAACAGCATGAATGCCGAGAAGTATTCGAAGGCCAACTTCACCGGCGTTGACCGCCAGGAAGATGCGCCGATCGGCGAGGCCATGGCCATGCTGGTGCGCGAAAAGCTGACCGGCACCAGGCCGCCGGCGAGCGCCGGCAAGGTTCTCGACCTCTGGCGCCCCTTCTTCGAGGAGAAGGTGGGCAAGGATCTCGACAGCCTGAGAGGCGTCGTCGATGACCAGCAGGCCTTCGGCAAGCTCGTTCGCCACATGCTCTCCTCCATGCAGATGGCGGAGGATTACGGCGACGAGGAAAACCAGCCGGAGGACATGGAGAACGAGAACGACGAGGAGCAGCCGCGCAGCAACGAGACCGAGAACGAAGAGGTCGAGGAAGATGCGGGCTCCGATGCGGCTCCAGCTGAAGAAAGCCAGGCTGCGGAAGAGCAGCTCGACGACGGCGAGATGGACGGCGCGGAAATCTCCGACGACGACATGTCGGACGAGGATGACGACCAGTCCGAAACGCCCGGCGAGACCAAGCGCCCGAACCTGCCCTTCGACGATTTCAACGAGAAGGTCGATTATCACATCTTCACGGAAGCCTTCGACGAGGAGGTCACCGCCGAGGAACTCTGCGACGAGGCGGAACTGGAACGCCTGCGCGCCTTTCTCGACAAGCAGCTCTCGCATCTCCAGGGCGCCGTCGGGCGTCTGGCAAACCGCCTGCAGCGCCGCCTGATGGCGCAGCAGAACCGCTCCTGGGATTTCGACCTGGAAGAAGGCTATCTCGATCCCGCCCGCCTGGTGCGCCTGGTGATCGACCCGATGCAGCCGCTCTCCTTCAAGCGCGAACGCGACACGCAGTTCCGCGATACGGTCGTCTCTCTCGTCATCGACAATTCCGGCTCGATGCGCGGACGCCCGATCACGGTGGCGGCCACCTGCGCCGATATTCTTGCTCGCACGCTGGAGCGTTGCGGCGTCAAGGTGGAAATCCTCGGCTTCACCACCAAGGCCTGGAAGGGCGGCCAGAGCCGCGAACAGTGGCTGGCGAACGGCAAGCCGCCGACGCCCGGCCGCCTCAACGACCTGCGCCACATCGTCTACAAGGCGGCGGATGCGCCCTGGCGTCGTTCGCGTCGCAATCTCGGCCTGATGATGCGCGAGGGCCTGCTGAAGGAAAACATCGACGGCGAAGCGCTGATGTGGGCGCATAACCGCCTGATCGGCCGCCGCGAGCAGCGCAAGATCCTGATGATGATCTCCGATGGTGCGCCGGTCGATGATTCCACGCTCTCGGTCAATCCGGGCAACTATCTCGAGCGCCACCTGCGCGCCGTCATCGACCAGATCGAGAACCGCTCGCCCGTCGAGCTTCTTGCCATCGGCATTGGCCACGACGTCACCCGTTATTACCGCCGCGCCGTCACCATCGTCGATGCGGACGAGCTGGCGGGTGCGATGACCGAGCAGCTCGCCTCGCTCTTCGACGAAAAGGCCGGAGCCCGTGGCCGTCTGCGGCGTGCGGGCTGA
- a CDS encoding esterase-like activity of phytase family protein: MATRHLFAALLLATTICGGPLVLAASLDAPVQAKPIATFKSGSNDTRFGAFEFLGGIEFTSSQDLLGSISSFRFRPDGEHFVAVLDTGHWLTGAITRNGEGRLSGLSDVVISPMLDARGAEPRYKGDMDAEGVALREGEVLVSYERTHRVDAYPDPGFETAKPKASLPILIPLRELRGNGSLETVAVAPSGSPLKGAALTIAERSVDRDGNLFAAILEGPLKGQFKVKRNEPWDVTDGAFLPSGDLLLLERRFSFIGGVGMRIRRIAGETLRPGALIDGPVLLEADIGFQIDNMEGIDVITGADGRPHILLVSDDNHSILQRNVMLEFRLVE, encoded by the coding sequence ATGGCGACGAGACATCTTTTTGCAGCGCTGCTTCTGGCGACGACGATCTGCGGCGGCCCGCTTGTCCTAGCAGCGTCGCTTGACGCGCCGGTTCAGGCGAAGCCAATCGCCACCTTCAAGTCCGGCTCGAATGATACCCGCTTCGGCGCTTTCGAATTCCTGGGCGGTATCGAATTCACCTCTAGCCAGGATCTGCTGGGTTCCATCTCCAGCTTTCGCTTCCGCCCAGACGGAGAGCATTTCGTCGCCGTGCTGGATACCGGCCACTGGCTGACCGGTGCGATCACCCGCAATGGCGAAGGCAGGCTCTCCGGTCTTTCGGATGTCGTCATCTCACCCATGCTGGACGCCCGTGGCGCAGAACCGCGCTACAAAGGCGATATGGATGCGGAAGGGGTGGCGCTGCGTGAGGGCGAGGTGCTGGTGAGCTATGAGCGCACGCACCGCGTCGATGCCTATCCTGATCCGGGTTTTGAGACCGCGAAACCGAAGGCCAGCCTGCCGATCCTGATTCCGCTGCGCGAGTTGCGCGGCAATGGCAGCCTGGAGACGGTGGCGGTGGCGCCCTCGGGCAGCCCGCTGAAGGGGGCCGCGCTGACGATTGCCGAACGGAGCGTGGACCGCGACGGCAACCTGTTCGCGGCCATTCTGGAAGGGCCGCTGAAGGGCCAGTTCAAGGTGAAACGCAACGAGCCCTGGGACGTGACCGATGGCGCCTTCCTGCCGTCCGGCGATCTCCTGCTGCTGGAGCGCCGCTTCAGCTTCATCGGCGGGGTGGGCATGCGCATCCGCCGCATTGCCGGCGAAACTCTCCGGCCAGGCGCGCTGATCGATGGGCCGGTGCTGCTGGAGGCCGATATTGGCTTCCAGATCGACAATATGGAAGGGATCGACGTGATAACGGGCGCCGATGGGCGCCCGCATATCCTGCTTGTCTCGGATGACAATCACTCGATCCTGCAGCGGAACGTGATGCTGGAATTCCGCCTGGTGGAGTGA